Proteins from a single region of Thermococcus sp. EP1:
- a CDS encoding Nif3-like dinuclear metal center hexameric protein, producing MVIRDEIVTFLDAYLDINAFSDKSRNGLQIEGKEEVEKVAFAVDACRDTFVKAKALGADMLIVHHGLIWGGIDYVRGLVQRRLKFLLENGINLYAAHLPLDVHPEVGNNAQLLKLLDLEPKESFGEYNGLSIGYMAEFKEPKPLPLIAQILVEKLKIDYVKAYEFGVEEIKTVAVVSGRGGFAIPEAIEKKVDLFITGEFLHDDYHKAKEGRLSVIAAGHYATETLGVKALMPLLREKFEVKTVFIDNPTGL from the coding sequence ATGGTAATCAGAGATGAGATTGTGACATTCCTTGATGCATACCTAGATATAAATGCCTTTTCTGACAAATCTCGCAACGGATTGCAGATAGAAGGAAAAGAAGAGGTAGAGAAAGTGGCTTTTGCTGTTGACGCATGCAGGGATACCTTTGTGAAGGCTAAGGCTCTAGGAGCAGACATGCTGATAGTTCATCACGGCTTAATATGGGGTGGGATAGATTACGTTAGGGGGCTGGTGCAGAGAAGGCTTAAATTTCTTCTTGAGAATGGAATAAATCTTTATGCAGCCCACCTGCCATTAGATGTCCATCCAGAGGTTGGCAATAACGCCCAGCTTTTGAAGCTTTTGGACTTGGAGCCCAAAGAATCCTTCGGAGAGTACAATGGCTTAAGCATTGGGTACATGGCGGAGTTTAAGGAGCCAAAGCCTCTTCCTTTAATAGCTCAAATTCTTGTAGAGAAATTGAAGATAGATTATGTAAAGGCTTATGAATTTGGGGTTGAGGAAATAAAAACTGTTGCCGTTGTGAGTGGTCGAGGAGGCTTTGCTATACCTGAGGCTATTGAAAAGAAAGTGGATCTCTTCATAACAGGTGAATTTTTACACGATGATTACCATAAGGCCAAAGAAGGAAGGCTCAGCGTTATTGCCGCTGGACACTATGCAACTGAAACCCTTGGGGTTAAGGCCCTTATGCCCCTCTTAAGAGAGAAATTTGAGGTTAAAACTGTGTTTATTGATAATCCCACGGGATTATAG
- a CDS encoding nitrilase: MKVGFIQMKPKLLDLDANLSKAEKLLKEAAKQNVKLIVLPELFDTGYNFETKDEVMEIAQQIPDGETTQFLVEQAKEHEMFIVAGTAEKDEKGKLYNSAVMVGPLGGGYIGKYRKIHLFYREKLFFEPGNLGFHVFNIGIAKVGIMICFDWIFPEAMRTLALKGADIVTHPANLVLPYAPRAMPIRSLENRVFSITANRIGEERGLRFIGMSQINSPKAEILLRASEDKEEVGVVEINVEEARNKKLNEFNDLFKDRRPEYYAP, encoded by the coding sequence ATGAAAGTAGGCTTCATTCAGATGAAACCAAAACTTTTAGACCTAGATGCCAACTTAAGCAAGGCAGAGAAACTGCTTAAAGAAGCTGCAAAACAGAATGTTAAGCTTATTGTGCTACCAGAACTCTTTGACACAGGATATAACTTTGAGACAAAAGATGAGGTTATGGAAATAGCTCAGCAAATCCCGGATGGTGAAACAACCCAATTTTTAGTCGAACAGGCAAAAGAACATGAAATGTTCATCGTAGCCGGCACTGCAGAGAAAGATGAAAAGGGAAAACTTTACAATTCTGCCGTTATGGTAGGGCCCCTTGGAGGAGGCTACATTGGAAAATACAGAAAAATCCATCTTTTTTACAGAGAAAAACTCTTTTTTGAACCAGGCAATCTTGGATTTCATGTATTTAATATTGGAATTGCTAAAGTTGGAATAATGATTTGTTTTGATTGGATTTTCCCTGAGGCCATGAGAACCCTCGCACTAAAGGGAGCTGACATTGTAACACATCCAGCTAACCTTGTTCTCCCATATGCGCCCAGGGCCATGCCAATAAGGAGCCTCGAGAACAGGGTATTCAGCATAACCGCAAACAGAATTGGAGAAGAGAGAGGATTGAGATTCATAGGAATGAGTCAGATAAACTCACCAAAAGCTGAAATTTTACTTAGAGCAAGTGAAGATAAGGAAGAAGTTGGTGTCGTCGAAATAAACGTTGAAGAAGCCAGAAATAAAAAATTAAATGAATTTAACGATCTATTTAAAGATAGAAGACCTGAATATTATGCCCCCTGA
- a CDS encoding metallophosphoesterase: MEPFSLYDELSLELNTSFGKVLVLGDPHIAFELSRGLRVRTWFEKTLAEFVKSKRPDLLIVLGDVKEPIGLGTFTKKLLMEFFSELSEFRIVITKGNHDGKIEEITAQFENINVVDYFILDNMLFLHGHQSLPKVEFERAILGHIHPAVSVKIGNRTKKAKCFFKIGNFLILPTVNPYIEGFDVREGIKMVPFLKRSSEGEAYLPDGTYLGVIELDPKP; the protein is encoded by the coding sequence ATGGAACCATTTTCTCTTTATGATGAGCTTTCTCTTGAACTTAACACTTCCTTTGGGAAAGTTCTTGTTTTAGGTGATCCTCACATAGCATTTGAGCTTTCTAGAGGTTTAAGGGTGAGAACTTGGTTTGAAAAGACCCTTGCAGAGTTTGTAAAGTCAAAAAGACCGGATTTGCTTATTGTTCTTGGAGATGTTAAAGAGCCTATTGGATTGGGAACTTTCACTAAAAAGCTGTTAATGGAGTTCTTTTCTGAGCTTAGTGAGTTTAGGATTGTTATTACAAAGGGAAACCACGATGGGAAGATAGAAGAAATAACAGCACAGTTTGAGAACATAAACGTTGTGGACTATTTTATTTTGGATAACATGCTTTTTCTTCATGGGCACCAGTCCCTTCCAAAAGTTGAATTCGAAAGAGCGATTTTAGGTCATATTCATCCTGCAGTTAGTGTAAAGATTGGGAATAGAACTAAAAAGGCCAAATGTTTTTTTAAAATTGGTAACTTCTTAATTCTCCCTACAGTAAATCCATACATAGAGGGGTTTGATGTAAGGGAAGGGATAAAAATGGTACCCTTTTTAAAGAGATCTTCAGAGGGGGAGGCTTATCTTCCAGATGGCACGTACCTTGGAGTAATTGAACTAGACCCGAAACCTTAA
- a CDS encoding tripartite tricarboxylate transporter permease: MEIATLLIQATFLTTFSVLLYIIIGMIPGTDETATIAPITLAFLAAGFDPLLVLAWFMGTIVAFKAADAVPTALAAIPGGVMAVPQVPDALVARKYGYSEIILRKGITASVIGTVVAIAITLPLSFYLAPLGELLKNPAGPLNWPGWVYLIVAGILLLAIMSKAKILALLAIFPFAMLIQGLRGLYGQSAFISIFLAITIGPILYELLTLISPSNHRLKREDYARIKLVKTGKISLNPLHHLTKAEVTLSSVLAGLSGILATFMSPVGLTVLFGDLTKESQKDELKGSLMAYAVRDAIKNATYIGGTLIPLIALGVPTGPMSAGPAHPFFAELAAFGGATPRDVLLQRYSTPTIMLVTIYATIFAAFLAYFILIKYSKQLTRFVFKKVPAEALYATFLAIVLVLAYNDAGIAGIFGSILVGLISATFVRNGVSIGILFMVLVAAPYLVGLLF; encoded by the coding sequence ATGGAGATTGCAACCCTTTTAATCCAAGCTACTTTTCTAACAACATTCTCAGTTCTACTATATATAATAATTGGAATGATACCCGGAACCGACGAAACTGCCACAATTGCTCCCATAACTTTAGCATTTCTTGCAGCAGGGTTTGATCCATTACTCGTTCTTGCGTGGTTTATGGGGACAATAGTAGCATTTAAAGCCGCAGATGCTGTCCCTACTGCACTTGCTGCAATTCCCGGTGGAGTTATGGCCGTACCACAGGTTCCAGATGCATTGGTGGCCAGAAAATATGGATACTCAGAAATTATTTTAAGGAAGGGTATTACCGCAAGCGTTATTGGAACTGTGGTGGCTATAGCAATAACGTTACCATTGTCTTTTTACCTGGCTCCACTAGGCGAGTTGCTTAAAAATCCAGCAGGGCCTTTAAACTGGCCTGGATGGGTATATTTGATTGTCGCAGGAATATTGTTATTGGCAATAATGTCAAAAGCCAAAATACTTGCGCTGCTGGCAATATTCCCCTTTGCAATGCTTATTCAAGGCCTCAGAGGACTATACGGACAATCAGCCTTCATAAGTATCTTCTTGGCTATTACTATAGGCCCAATACTCTATGAGCTTTTAACCCTAATCTCTCCAAGTAACCACCGCCTAAAGCGTGAGGATTACGCACGGATTAAACTCGTAAAGACTGGAAAGATTTCACTAAATCCCCTTCACCATCTCACAAAAGCGGAGGTTACCCTTTCTTCAGTCTTGGCTGGATTAAGTGGCATCCTAGCAACTTTCATGAGCCCCGTTGGATTAACGGTTCTCTTCGGAGATCTCACAAAGGAAAGCCAAAAAGACGAGCTCAAGGGATCTCTCATGGCATATGCAGTGAGAGACGCTATAAAGAATGCTACTTACATTGGAGGAACGTTGATACCACTTATAGCACTAGGAGTGCCCACTGGTCCAATGTCTGCTGGTCCAGCACATCCATTCTTTGCTGAACTCGCAGCATTTGGAGGAGCCACACCAAGAGATGTCTTACTCCAGAGGTATTCAACCCCAACCATAATGCTTGTAACAATTTATGCAACTATATTTGCCGCATTTCTAGCATACTTCATATTGATCAAATACTCAAAGCAATTAACTAGGTTTGTCTTCAAAAAAGTGCCCGCAGAAGCATTGTATGCTACATTCTTAGCAATAGTACTGGTGTTAGCATACAATGACGCAGGAATTGCAGGAATCTTTGGTTCAATCCTAGTGGGCCTTATCTCAGCGACATTTGTTAGAAACGGTGTCTCAATTGGAATACTCTTCATGGTGCTAGTTGCTGCACCATATCTTGTAGGACTGCTCTTTTGA
- the alaS gene encoding alanine--tRNA ligase: protein MDMSTRMFKEEGWIRKTCKVCGKPFWTLDPDRETCGDPPCDEYEFIGNPGIPKKYTLDEMREAFLGFFERNGHGRVKRYPVLPRWRDDVLLVGASIMDFQPWVISGEAEPPANPLTISQPSIRFTDIDNVGITGRHFTIFEMMAHHTFNYPGKPIYWMDETVEYAYEFFTKDLGMKGEDITFKENPWAGGGNAGPAFEVLYRGLEVATLVFMQYKLAPPDADPSQIVEIKGDKYIPMDTRVVDTGYGLERLVWMSQGTPTAYDAVLGYVVEPLKRLAGIEKIDDRILMENSRLAGMFDIEDMGDLRVLRETVAKKVEIAPDELTKLVRPYELIYAIADHTKALTFMLADGVVPSNVKAGYLARLLIRKSIRHLRELGLEIPLSEIMALHIKELHKTFPEFKEMEDVILDMVNVEEKKYAETLERGSGLVKREIDKLKKQGIGELPLDKLMLFYESHGLTPEIVKEIAEKEGMRVHVPDNFYSLIAKEAEKTAKKEEGEQKIVDFELVQNLPDTRTLYYEDPFMKEFDAKVLKVIENWVVLDATAFYPEGGGQPCDLGELNGIEVIDVQKIGKVILHKVKNPEKFKEGELVHGKIDWQRRIQHMRHHTGTHVLMGALVRVLGKHVWQAGSQLTTDWARLDIAHYKRISEEELKKIELLANKIVMEDREVKWEWLPRTEAEQRYGFRLYQGGVVPGRIIRVLNIKDWDVQACGGTHLSSTGLIGPIKILRTERIQDGVERIIFACGEAAIKEWQEEREILRKTSEVFRVPPEKLPETAERFFEEWKQARKEVEKLNKELAKLLVYELESRVEKIGEVEFIGEIVEGEINHLREAALKLKKASRIVALISEDTNAVVISVGDDVPHKAGDLIRIITKVAGGGGGGKKDLAQGKIKNILKAKEAIEELKKAL from the coding sequence ATGGACATGAGTACTAGGATGTTCAAAGAGGAAGGATGGATAAGAAAAACGTGTAAAGTATGTGGGAAACCATTCTGGACTCTAGATCCAGATAGAGAGACATGTGGAGACCCACCCTGTGATGAGTACGAGTTCATCGGAAATCCAGGAATTCCAAAGAAATATACTCTAGATGAGATGAGAGAGGCATTTCTAGGCTTTTTTGAGAGAAACGGACATGGAAGAGTAAAACGTTATCCAGTGCTCCCTAGATGGAGAGATGATGTTCTTCTAGTTGGTGCAAGCATTATGGACTTCCAACCATGGGTTATAAGCGGAGAAGCCGAGCCCCCAGCAAACCCCTTAACTATTTCACAACCCTCAATTAGATTCACTGATATTGACAATGTGGGTATTACTGGAAGACACTTCACAATTTTCGAAATGATGGCACATCACACTTTCAACTATCCTGGAAAACCGATATACTGGATGGATGAAACTGTTGAGTACGCTTATGAGTTCTTTACTAAAGATTTAGGTATGAAAGGAGAGGATATAACTTTCAAAGAAAATCCATGGGCCGGAGGAGGGAATGCCGGACCAGCTTTCGAAGTGCTTTACCGTGGCCTAGAGGTAGCAACCCTCGTTTTCATGCAATATAAATTAGCCCCACCTGATGCAGATCCATCTCAAATAGTGGAGATAAAAGGAGACAAATACATCCCCATGGATACAAGGGTAGTTGACACTGGTTACGGTCTGGAGAGGCTCGTATGGATGAGCCAAGGGACACCAACTGCCTACGATGCCGTTCTTGGATATGTGGTTGAGCCGCTCAAGAGACTGGCAGGAATAGAGAAGATAGATGATAGAATCCTAATGGAGAACTCCCGCCTTGCTGGAATGTTTGACATAGAAGATATGGGCGACCTGAGAGTATTGAGAGAAACTGTTGCTAAAAAGGTTGAAATTGCTCCAGACGAACTTACAAAACTCGTTAGACCATACGAGCTTATTTATGCAATAGCAGACCATACAAAAGCTCTCACCTTCATGTTGGCCGATGGGGTTGTTCCATCAAATGTAAAAGCCGGTTATCTGGCAAGACTTCTCATAAGAAAGAGTATAAGACACCTCAGAGAGCTTGGTTTAGAAATCCCCCTCAGTGAAATAATGGCATTGCACATAAAAGAACTCCACAAGACATTCCCAGAATTCAAAGAGATGGAGGATGTCATCCTAGACATGGTGAATGTTGAGGAAAAGAAGTATGCCGAAACTTTAGAAAGAGGAAGTGGACTTGTCAAGAGAGAAATAGACAAACTCAAAAAACAGGGCATTGGAGAACTTCCACTTGATAAACTCATGCTCTTCTATGAAAGCCATGGATTAACTCCCGAGATTGTAAAAGAAATAGCCGAAAAAGAGGGTATGAGGGTTCATGTTCCAGATAACTTCTACAGCCTAATTGCAAAAGAGGCCGAGAAGACTGCCAAAAAAGAAGAGGGAGAACAAAAGATAGTAGATTTTGAACTTGTTCAGAATTTACCAGACACAAGAACGCTCTATTACGAAGACCCATTTATGAAAGAATTTGACGCAAAAGTCCTCAAAGTGATTGAAAATTGGGTTGTCCTAGATGCCACAGCGTTCTATCCCGAAGGCGGTGGACAACCGTGCGATTTGGGAGAGTTGAATGGCATTGAAGTCATAGACGTTCAAAAGATAGGAAAAGTAATACTGCACAAGGTCAAGAACCCAGAGAAATTCAAAGAAGGCGAACTCGTACATGGAAAGATTGACTGGCAAAGAAGAATACAACATATGAGACACCACACCGGAACCCACGTTCTTATGGGTGCCTTGGTTAGGGTTCTCGGGAAACACGTATGGCAGGCCGGTTCCCAGTTAACCACTGACTGGGCAAGATTAGACATAGCTCACTACAAGCGTATCAGCGAGGAGGAACTTAAGAAAATAGAACTTCTAGCAAACAAGATTGTTATGGAAGACAGAGAGGTAAAATGGGAGTGGCTTCCAAGAACAGAAGCAGAACAAAGATATGGTTTCAGGCTCTACCAGGGTGGTGTGGTACCCGGAAGAATAATTAGAGTACTTAATATCAAAGACTGGGATGTTCAAGCATGTGGTGGTACTCACTTATCAAGTACAGGCCTAATTGGGCCAATAAAAATCTTAAGAACAGAAAGAATCCAAGATGGTGTTGAGAGAATAATATTCGCATGTGGTGAGGCTGCTATTAAAGAATGGCAAGAAGAAAGGGAGATTTTACGCAAAACAAGCGAAGTCTTTAGAGTACCACCGGAAAAATTACCCGAAACTGCCGAAAGATTCTTTGAAGAATGGAAACAAGCGAGAAAAGAAGTAGAAAAGCTTAACAAAGAGCTTGCAAAGCTTTTAGTCTATGAACTCGAGAGCAGAGTGGAGAAAATTGGAGAAGTAGAGTTCATTGGAGAGATAGTAGAAGGAGAAATAAATCACTTAAGGGAAGCAGCACTCAAACTCAAGAAAGCAAGCCGTATTGTAGCATTAATAAGCGAAGACACAAACGCAGTTGTGATCAGCGTTGGAGACGATGTACCGCATAAAGCTGGTGATTTGATAAGAATAATCACCAAAGTCGCTGGTGGAGGCGGCGGAGGTAAGAAGGATCTCGCCCAGGGGAAGATAAAGAACATTCTAAAGGCTAAAGAAGCCATAGAAGAGCTTAAAAAAGCTCTTTAA
- a CDS encoding initiation control protein YabA — protein MIKRILCKDLYREIERLERSIIELEEEIIELKTQLNMKTEEATSLYIENQSLRHKIERLEKTHNQLIEMLKKMKIPFVVIDEDEFKDIEVDK, from the coding sequence ATGATAAAAAGAATCCTCTGTAAGGACCTCTATCGGGAAATAGAAAGACTTGAACGTTCTATTATTGAACTTGAAGAAGAAATAATTGAGTTAAAGACCCAACTCAACATGAAAACAGAAGAAGCAACTAGTCTTTACATTGAGAACCAAAGCTTAAGGCACAAAATAGAAAGACTAGAAAAGACACACAACCAGCTCATTGAAATGCTCAAGAAGATGAAAATACCCTTTGTAGTAATTGACGAGGACGAATTCAAAGATATAGAAGTTGACAAATAG